The genome window ACGACATCGCCTGCGCCCGCGCCGCCTTCGCCGCACTGAACGTCGAAGTGCGCTGCGCGCCTGGGTCATGGGTGGAGGAAGAAGGGGAAGAATCGGCGGACCGCTGGATTCGCATCAGCGCCGATGGGGAAGAAGAGATTACCTGGAAGACGGCGTGACACCCGTCTCAGGCCCGGCCTAGACCCAATGCGTGGGAGCACTGTGGGAGCAAAGCTTGCTCGCGATGGCTGAGGTACATTCAACATTGATGCAAGCTGACCTGCCACTATCGCGAGCAAGCTTTGCTCCCACAGGGGATCTACTATGGCTTCAAGTGGGTTTACAACCCCACCACATCCTCAGCCTGCAAGCCCTTCTGCCCTTCCACGACCGCGTACTCGACCTGCTGGCCTTCGGTCAGGGAACGGTGGCCTTCACCGCGGATGGCGCGGTAATGCACGAACACATCCGCCCCGCCTTCGCGTTGGATGAAGCCGTACCCCTTGGCGTCGTTGAACCACTTCACACTGCCGGTTTCCCGTGCTGCCATGATGCTCACTCCCATTTTTATCTTATAAGTCGACTTTTCGATGGAAAGCCGTACGAACTTTCACCACCGTCTGGCCGTCCATGGGAGGCCGGGGCGGTAACCTGCCGAGTATATGACACACGGAAAAACTCTCAACTGACTTTACTTCGGCGCTTTTTTGCCGATTTTCGATGAATCCGGCACACTAGCGGGCCCGAGCAGCCGCTCGGTTTTATCCACTCATGCAGAAGCCGTATGACCCGCTCCCCGTTCCGCCGTCTTGTGTTTGGCACCCTGCGCCGACTGTTGTACCTCTGGGTTCGCTCCGAGACCATCAACCAGTCGTCCTTTACCCTCAACCTCGACCGCAGTCGTCCGGTGTTCTACGTCCTGCAAGACCCTTCGCTCACCGACCTGGCGGTGCTCGACACCGAATGCACCAAGGCCGGCCTGCCCCGTCCGGTGCTGCCGGTCTCGGTGGGTAACCTGCTGGAGCCAGCGGCGTTTTTCTACCTGACGCCGGCGCCGGACTGGATCGGGCGCCAGGACAAGCGCGGTGCGCCGCCTACCTTGACCCGATTGGTCGACGCCCTGACCCACAATGCCGCCGAAGACGCGCAAATCATCCCGGTCAGCGTGTTCTGGGGCCAGTCGCCCGACAGCGAATCCAGCCCCTGGAAGCTGTTGTTCGCCGACAGCTGGGCCGTCACCGGGCGCTTGCGCCGCCTGTTGAGCATCATGATCCTGGGGCGCAAGACCCGCGTGCAATTCTCCGCACCGATCCACCTGCGCGAACTGATCGAACACGACAAGGGCCACGAACGCACCGTGCGCATGGCCCAGCGGATCCTGCGGGTGCACTTTCGCAACTTGAAAGCGGCGGTCATCGGCCCCGACATCTCCCACCGACGCAACCTGGTCAAGGGCCTGTTGAACCAGCCGCTGGTCAAGCAGGCGATCGCCGAGGAAGCCGAACGGGAAAAGATCTCCCCGGAAAAAGCCAAGGCCCAGGCCCTGCGCTACGGCAACGAGATCGCCTCGGACTACACCTACACCGCGATCCGTTTCCTGGAGGTGGTGCTGAGCTGGTTCTGGAACAAGATCTACGATGGCATCAAGGTCAACCACATCGAAGGCGTGCAGAACGTCGCCCAGGGCCACGAAGTCATCTATGTGCCGTGCCACCGCAGCCACATCGACTACCTGCTGCTGTCGTACCTGCTGTTTCGCAACGGCCTGACGCCACCGCACATCGCCGCCGGCATCAACCTCAACATGCCGGTCATCGGTGGCCTGCTGCGCCGAGGCGGGGCGTTCTTCATGCGCCGCACCTTCAAGGGCAACCCGCTCTACACCGCGGTGTTCAACGAATACCTGCACACGCTGTTCACCAAGGGTTTCCCGGTGGAGTACTTCGTCGAGGGCGGTCGCTCGCGCACCGGGCGCATGCTGCAACCCAAGACCGGCATGCTCGCCATCACCCTGCGCAGCTTCCTGCGCTCGTCGCGCATGCCCATCGTGTTCGTGCCGGTCTACATCGGTTATGAGCGGGTGCTGGAAGGCCGCACCTACCTGGGCGAACTGCGCGGGGCCAGCAAGAAGAAAGAATCGATCTTCGACATCTTCAAGGTCATCGGCGCCCTCAAGCAGCGCTTCGGCCAGGTGGCGGTGAACTTCGGCGAACCGATCAAGCTGGCGGAATTTCTCGACGGCGAACAACCCGGTTGGCGCCAACAGGAACTGGGCCCGCAATTCAAACCGGCCTGGCTCAACGCAACCACCCATCGCCTCGGCGAGCGCGTGGCCCGGCACCTGAACGAAGCCGCGGCCATCAACCCGGTCAACCTTGTCGCCCTGGCACTGCTGTCCACCAGCCGCCTGGCCCTGGACGACCGCGCCATGGCGCGAGTGCTTGACCTGTACCTGGCGTTGCTGCGCAAAGTCCCGTACTCGCCCCACACCACCCTGCCCGAAGGCGATGGCCAAGCGCTGATCGAACACGTGAAGGGCATGGACCTGCTGTCGGAACAGAGCGATGCCTTGGGCAAGATTCTGTACCTGGACGAGCAGAACGCGGTGCTGATGACCTATTACCGCAACAACGTGCTGCACATCTTCGCCCTGCCGGCGTTGCTGGCAAGCTTCTTCCAGAGCAGCTCGCGCATGAGCCGCGAGCAGATCCTGCGCTACACCCATGCGCTGTACCCGTACCTGCAATCGGAGTTGTTCATTCGCTGGTCGCTGGCAGAGCTGGACGGCGTGGTCGACCAATGGCTCGACGCGTTTGTCGAACAGGGCCTGCTGCGTTTCGAAAACGACCTGTACCTGCGTCCGGCGCCGAGTTCACGGCACTTCGTGCTGCTGACCCTGCTGTCCAAAAGCATTGCCCAGACCTTGCAGCGCTTCTACATGACCGTCTCGCTGCTGCTCAACAGCGGTCAGAACAGCGTCAGTGCCGAAGAACTGGAGGATCTCTGCACCGTCATGGCCCAGCGCCTGTCGATCCTCCATGGCCTGAACGCACCGGAATTCTTCGACAAGAGCCTGTTCCGCCACTTCATCCAGACGATGCTGGACCTGGATGTGCTGCGCCGCGACGAGGCCGGCAAACTCAGCTACCACGAATTGCTGGGCGAACTGGCCGAAGGCGCGGCCAAGCGGGTGCTGCCGGCGGAGATTCGCCTGTCGATTCGCCAGGTGGCGTTGCATCGCAGTGAAGATGCGGCGGAGATCGCCGTCAGCCCCGACCTTTGACATTTGCCGATCACTCACCCTGAACATGGAACGGTTCTGGTGAGTGTTTCGGTCAATCGGCAGGCGTACTCCGACGCTGCGCAGCGGCCAAGGCGACGTCAAACGAAGAAAAGACCTACAGAGAACTTTGGAGCAGGCCTCTAGGATGAGCCCACGTCAATGTCGACGTATTGAAAAGGAATTCAACATGAACATCATCACCCTCACCCTGCAACTGCCCGCAGGCTACGAACTCCCGGAAACCGGCCGTGCCGAAATCAGTGTTCGAAATGCCGACGGCGTGCAGATCAGCACCAGTGGCGGCCAGGGCTCCAACATGGCGCCAAGGGAGCCGCTCCAGCAGCCGTGGCAATATCGCTTCCAGATCAATTCCGAGAGGGCGTCCGTCGGCGATAAGCTCTCGGTCAAGGTGCAAATGTACCAAGGTGATACCGCTCTTTTCCTTGATACCGAACAGGCCTTCACCTGGGATGGCGGCGATCAACACGTTGACATCCCCCTGAGCCTGGCGCCAGCATCGCTGGCTGAAACTGTTCAAGCGCCCGTGTTCGGTTCCTGAGCCGCGACGTTACGCAGGGATGCTTGGACGCAAATCCGCTAAATGCTCGTTGACGCCCATGTGTGGCTGGCGTCAACGAGCCAGGTGCTTCCCCATGAAAAAACTCGCTCTGCTCGCATCCATGGCCTTGCTGGCCGCTTGCCAATCGACAACACCACCCGCCGCGTCCCTCGACGGCGAAGTCTTCTATCTGCAACGCATCGCCCTGCCGCCCAACGCTACCTTGAGCGTTAGCCTGCAGGACGTTTCCCTGGCCGACGCTCCTGCGGTGGTGCTCGATGAACAGAGCGGCCCGATCAAAGGCCAGGTCCCGCTGCCGTTCCACCTCAGTTATGATCCCGCACAGGTCAAGCCCGGCCATCGTTATGCCGTGAGCGCCCGCATCGAAGTGGATGGCCAGTTGATGTTCATCACCACCGAACAACACGCCGTGCAACTCGATGGCAAGGATCCGCAGCCGTTGAAGATCCGCGTCAACGCCGCACGCTGATTGCTTTTTCCAACTTTTTTCAAGGACGCCATCATGCTCCGCTCTACCCTCCGTTTCACCGGCCTGTGCGCGGGCCTGTTGATCTGCGCCAATGCCATGGCCCTGTCCCTGGGCGACCTGTCGCAACAAGATGCCACGGGCGGCCTCAAGGACGCCTTGACCCAAGGCGCGCAGGTGGCGGTCAAGCAACTGGGCACACCCGGCGGCTTCAGCAACAACCCGGATGTGAAAATCGAACTGCCAGGCAAGCTGGGCAAAGTCGCCAGCAAGATGAAGGCCTTCGGCATGGGTGAACAGGTCGATCAACTGGAAACCAGCATGAACCAGGCTGCCGAGGCCGCCGTGGTCCAGGCCCAGCCGATCCTGGTCAATGCCGTGAAGAACATGAGCGTGAGCGATGCCAAGGGCATCTTGAGCGGCGGCAACGACTCGGCCACGCAATACCTGAACAAGAGCAGCCGCGAGCAGATCCGCGCCAAGTTCCTGCCCATCGTCAAGCAAGCCACCGACAAGGTCGGCCTGGCCCAGAAATACAATGCTTTCGCCGGCCAGGCCGCGACGTTCGGCGTGCTGGACGCCAAAAGCGCCAACATCGAGAACTACGTGACCGAACAGGCGCTGGATGGGTTGTTCGAAATGATCGGCAAGCAGGAAGCCACCATTCGCCAGAACCCGGCGGCGGCGGCGACCAGTTTGGCCAAGAAAGTCTTCGGCACCCTCTGAGCCCCACCCCAAAACCATTGTGGGAGCGAGCTTGCTCGCGATAGCGGTATCAGCTTCAACATCTTTGTTGGCTGTTGCACCGCTATCGCGAGCAAGCTCGCTCCCACATTGGATCTGCGCTGGTCGCTGGATCGGTTCAGGTTTTCTTGACCCTGAACCACGCCGCATACAACGCCGGCAGGAACAACAGCGTCAACGCCGTGGCCACGATCAAGCCGCCCATGATCGCCACCGCCATCGGCCCGAAGAACAGGCTGCGTGACAGTGGGATCATCGCCAGCACTGCGGCCAGTGCGGTGAGCACAATCGGGCGGAAGCGGCGCACCGTGGCTTCGATGATCGCCTGCCAGGGCGCCAGGCCAGCCTTGATGTCCTGTTCGATCTGGTCCACCAGGATCACCGAGTTACGCATGATCATCCCCGACAGTGCGATAGTGCCGAGCATGGCGACGAAGCCGAACGGCTGGCGGAACACCAACAGGAACAGCGTGACGCCGATCAACCCCAGGGGTGCGGTGAGAAACACCATGGCCGTGCGGGAAAAACTGCGCAGTTGCAGCATCAGCAACGTCAGCACCACCACGATGAACAACGGCACGCCGGCATTCACGGATTTCTGGCCGCGGGCCGAATCCTCCACCGTACCGCCCACCTCCAACAGGTAACCGTCCGGCAGTTCGGCACGAATCGGCTCCAGGGTCGGGAAGATCTGCTGGACCAGGGTCGCCGGTTGTTCCTTGCCGTAGATATCAGCCCGCACGGTTACGCTCGGCAGGCGGTTGCGGTGCCAGATCACGCCCTCTTCGAAACCGTACTCCAGGGTTGCGATCTGCGACAGGGCCACGCTCTGGCCGTTGTCGGTTGGCACCGCCAGGCTCGGCAGCAACGACAGCTCGGTGCGTTCATGCACCGTACCGCGCAGCAGGATTTCGATCAGTTCGTTGTCTTCCCGGTACTGGCTGACGCTGGAGCCGGTGAGGGAGCTGCGCAGGAAACTCGCCAGGTCGGTGGTGCTGACACCCAGGGCCCGGGCGCGGTCCTGGTCGACGTTCAGGTACACCACCTTGCTCGGTTCTTCCCAATCCAGGTGCACATTGACCACGTAGGGGTTTTCGCGGACTTTCGTCGCCACTTTCCGCGCCAGGGCCCGGACTTCTTCGATGTGCTCACCCGTGACGCGGAACTGCACCGGATAGCCGACCGGCGGGCCGTTTTCCAGGCGCGTGACCCGCGAGCGCAGGGTCGGGAATTGTTCGTTCAGGGTGGTGATCAACCAACTGCGCAACGGCTCGCGGTCTTCGATGGTCTTGGCCAGCACCACGAACTGGGCAAAGCTGGAAGCCGGCAGTTGTTGATCCAGCGGTAGATAGAAACGCGGTGAACCGGTACCGACGTAGGCCACATAGTTGTCGATGCCTGCATGGTCCTTGAGCAGCGCTTCCAGGCGCTTGACCTGCTCGGCGGTATTGCTCAGGGAAGCGCCTTCCTGGAGCTTCAAGTCGACCATCAGCTCCAGCCGCCCCGATGCCGGGAAGAACTGTTGCGGCACGAACCGGAACAACACCACCGAGCCGACGAACAACAGCACGGTCAGCAGGATGACGGTTTTGCGCCGACGCACGCACCATTCCACCATCCGCCGGACACGCTGATAAAACGGCGTGCCATAAGGGTCGGTCTGGCCGTCAGTCGTGCCGTGTTTGGCCGCATGAATTTTCGCCAGGTCTGGCAGGAGCTTTTCCCCCAGGTACGGCACGAACACCACGGCGGCCACCCAGGACGCCAGCAACGCCAGGGTCACCACCTGGAAAATCGAACGGGTGTATTCGCCAGTGCCCGATTGCGCGGTGGCGATCGGCAGGAAGCCCGCCGCCGTGATCAACGTACCGGTGAGCATCGGGAATGCGGTGCTGGTCCAGGCGAAGCTGGCGGCCTTGATCCGGTCGAAGCCCTGCTCCATCTTGATCGCCATCATCTCCACCGCAATGATCGCGTCGTCCACCAGCAGCCCCAGGGCCAATACCAGCGCGCCGAGGGAAATCTTGTGCAGGCCGATCCCCAGGTAATACATGGCGGCGAACGTCATCGCCAGCACCAGCGGGATCGCCAGGGCCACCACCATCCCGGTGCGCAACCCCAGGGAGAAGAAGCTCACCAGCAACACAATCGTCAGCGCTTCCACCAGCACTTGGACGAACTCACCGACCCCGGTCTTCACCGCCGCCGGCTGGTCCGAAACCTTGCGCAATTGCATGCCGGCCGGCAGGGTGTTCTGGATACGGGCAAAGTCGGCTTCAAGGGCCTTGCCCAGAATCAGGATATCCCCGCCTTCCTTCATCGCCACGGCCAGGCCGATGGCGTCCTCGCCCATGAAGCGCATGCGTGGCGCGGGCGGGTCGTTGAAACCACGGCGCACGTCCGCCAGGTCGCTGATGCGGAACGTACGATCGCCGACCCGGATCGGGAAGTTGCGGATCTCTTCCACCGTCTGGAAATTCCCCGAAACCCGCAGTTGCAAGCGCTCGCTGCCAGTTTCGAAGAAACCGGCAGTGGAAACCGTGTTCTGCTCTTCAAGGGCCTGCTGGACCGCGGCCAAGGGCAGGCCGAGGGTCGCCAGCTTCACGTTCGACAATTCGATCCAGATCTTCTCGTCCTGCAAGCCGAGCAGCTCGACCTTGCCCACGTCCTTGACCCGCTGCAGCTGGAGCTGGATGCGATCGGCGTAGTCCTTGAGCACGGCGTAGTCGAAGCCGTCGCCGGTCAGTGCGTAGATATTGCCGAAGGTGGTCCCGAACTCGTCGTTGAAGAACGGCCCCTGGATACCCGGCGGCAAGGTGTGGCGGATATCGCCGACCTTCTTGCGCAACTGGTACCACAGCTCGGGAATCTGTGCCGAATGCAGGGAGTCGCGGGCCATGAAGGTCACCTGGGATTCCCCGGGTCGGGAGAACGAGACGATTTTCTCGTAGTCACCGGTTTCCATCAGTTTCTTTTCGATGCGCTCAGTGACTTGCCGCGAAACTTCCTCGGCCGTGGCGCCTGGCCAGTTGGTGCGGATCACCATGGCCTTGAAGGTGAACGGCGGGTCTTCGCTCTGACCGAGCTTGGTGTAGGAAAGCGCGCCGACGATGGCCAGCAACAACATCAGGAACAGTACGATCTGGCGGTTACGCAGCGCCCATTCGGAAAGATTGAAACCCATCGCGGATTACTCCTTGGCCGTCAGGTTGACCACGCGGTTGGAGCGATCCACTGGCCGCACCTGCTGGCCGTCGAGGAGCACATGCACGCCAGCAGCCACCACCCAGTCATCGGGACTGAGGCCTTCCAGCACCGGCACCGTCTTTTCGCCGAAGGCACCGACCCGCACCGGGACTTTTTTCAAGGTGTTGTTGGTGTTGACCACCCAGACATACGTCGCGCCGTTTTCAGCCGTCAGGGCCGACAAAGGCACCGACAGCGGCACCTTGTCGGCGGTCTGGATAAACACCCGCGCGCTCTGGCCCAGCTCGGCCGGAACGCTGCCGGCGGTGAAGGCCACGCGGGCGGCGAAGGTACGGGACTTGGGGTCCGCGGCGGGTGACAGTTCGCGAATACGCCCGCTGAAACGCTGGTCGGGCTGGCTCCACAGTTCGACCGAGACCGGCTGGCCGATCTTGAACCGGCCAAACCCCTGTTCCGGCAGACTGATCAGCACCTCACGCTCACCGTCGGTGGCCAGGGTGAAGACGGTTTGCCCGGCCGAGACCACCTGCCCGACTTCCACCGAACGCCGGGCCACCACGCCATCCTGGGGCGCACGCAACACCGAATAGCTGGCCTGGTTGTTGGCGACATCGAACTCGGCCTTGATCTGCTTGAGCCGTGCGGTGCCGGAACGATAAAGGTTTTCGGCGTTGTCGTACTGGGAGCGGCTGACCATCTGCCGCTCCATCAAGGTTTTATAGCGGTCACGCTCGGCACGGACCAGGTTCAGGTTGGCCTCGGCGGCGGCGACCTGGGCACGGGTCGCTTCCAGTTGCAGGCGCACATCTTCGGGATCGAGCTCGGCCAACGGTTGATTGGCCTTGACCCGCTGCCCCTCTTCCACCAGTCGCCGGCTCACCTTGCCGCCAATGCGAAAGGCCAGGTCGGGCTCGAAACGCGCCCGCACTTCGCCAGGGTAACTGTCCATCGCCTGGGCCGACGGCTCGGGTTTGACCACCATGGCGGGGCGCACGGCGACGGGCACCGGCTCGTCATGACCGCACGCAGACAATAAAAAAACCAGGGCGACTGGCACGGCGAGGGGCAGGGCATAGCGGAACATGACGAGTGACCTTTCGCTAATGGTGCTTGGAATAATTATACTGGCGAGTATGTTATTAATAGCAAACTCACCAGTCCAGTATTAAAGCGAAGAAATGTCGAACAATCCGTCACCCTCCAGCGGCCCTGGTCGCCCCAAGGACCTGGCCAAGCGCCAGGCCATTCTCGACGCGGCGAAACGCCTGTTCCTGAGCATGGGTTATGCCAATACCAGCATGGACGCCGTGGCCACCGAGGCCGGGGT of Pseudomonas fluorescens contains these proteins:
- a CDS encoding YbaY family lipoprotein, with the protein product MKKLALLASMALLAACQSTTPPAASLDGEVFYLQRIALPPNATLSVSLQDVSLADAPAVVLDEQSGPIKGQVPLPFHLSYDPAQVKPGHRYAVSARIEVDGQLMFITTEQHAVQLDGKDPQPLKIRVNAAR
- a CDS encoding efflux RND transporter permease subunit, which translates into the protein MGFNLSEWALRNRQIVLFLMLLLAIVGALSYTKLGQSEDPPFTFKAMVIRTNWPGATAEEVSRQVTERIEKKLMETGDYEKIVSFSRPGESQVTFMARDSLHSAQIPELWYQLRKKVGDIRHTLPPGIQGPFFNDEFGTTFGNIYALTGDGFDYAVLKDYADRIQLQLQRVKDVGKVELLGLQDEKIWIELSNVKLATLGLPLAAVQQALEEQNTVSTAGFFETGSERLQLRVSGNFQTVEEIRNFPIRVGDRTFRISDLADVRRGFNDPPAPRMRFMGEDAIGLAVAMKEGGDILILGKALEADFARIQNTLPAGMQLRKVSDQPAAVKTGVGEFVQVLVEALTIVLLVSFFSLGLRTGMVVALAIPLVLAMTFAAMYYLGIGLHKISLGALVLALGLLVDDAIIAVEMMAIKMEQGFDRIKAASFAWTSTAFPMLTGTLITAAGFLPIATAQSGTGEYTRSIFQVVTLALLASWVAAVVFVPYLGEKLLPDLAKIHAAKHGTTDGQTDPYGTPFYQRVRRMVEWCVRRRKTVILLTVLLFVGSVVLFRFVPQQFFPASGRLELMVDLKLQEGASLSNTAEQVKRLEALLKDHAGIDNYVAYVGTGSPRFYLPLDQQLPASSFAQFVVLAKTIEDREPLRSWLITTLNEQFPTLRSRVTRLENGPPVGYPVQFRVTGEHIEEVRALARKVATKVRENPYVVNVHLDWEEPSKVVYLNVDQDRARALGVSTTDLASFLRSSLTGSSVSQYREDNELIEILLRGTVHERTELSLLPSLAVPTDNGQSVALSQIATLEYGFEEGVIWHRNRLPSVTVRADIYGKEQPATLVQQIFPTLEPIRAELPDGYLLEVGGTVEDSARGQKSVNAGVPLFIVVVLTLLMLQLRSFSRTAMVFLTAPLGLIGVTLFLLVFRQPFGFVAMLGTIALSGMIMRNSVILVDQIEQDIKAGLAPWQAIIEATVRRFRPIVLTALAAVLAMIPLSRSLFFGPMAVAIMGGLIVATALTLLFLPALYAAWFRVKKT
- a CDS encoding DUF4197 domain-containing protein — protein: MLRSTLRFTGLCAGLLICANAMALSLGDLSQQDATGGLKDALTQGAQVAVKQLGTPGGFSNNPDVKIELPGKLGKVASKMKAFGMGEQVDQLETSMNQAAEAAVVQAQPILVNAVKNMSVSDAKGILSGGNDSATQYLNKSSREQIRAKFLPIVKQATDKVGLAQKYNAFAGQAATFGVLDAKSANIENYVTEQALDGLFEMIGKQEATIRQNPAAAATSLAKKVFGTL
- a CDS encoding cold shock domain-containing protein, with product MAARETGSVKWFNDAKGYGFIQREGGADVFVHYRAIRGEGHRSLTEGQQVEYAVVEGQKGLQAEDVVGL
- a CDS encoding efflux RND transporter periplasmic adaptor subunit, which codes for MFRYALPLAVPVALVFLLSACGHDEPVPVAVRPAMVVKPEPSAQAMDSYPGEVRARFEPDLAFRIGGKVSRRLVEEGQRVKANQPLAELDPEDVRLQLEATRAQVAAAEANLNLVRAERDRYKTLMERQMVSRSQYDNAENLYRSGTARLKQIKAEFDVANNQASYSVLRAPQDGVVARRSVEVGQVVSAGQTVFTLATDGEREVLISLPEQGFGRFKIGQPVSVELWSQPDQRFSGRIRELSPAADPKSRTFAARVAFTAGSVPAELGQSARVFIQTADKVPLSVPLSALTAENGATYVWVVNTNNTLKKVPVRVGAFGEKTVPVLEGLSPDDWVVAAGVHVLLDGQQVRPVDRSNRVVNLTAKE
- the plsB gene encoding glycerol-3-phosphate 1-O-acyltransferase PlsB — translated: MTRSPFRRLVFGTLRRLLYLWVRSETINQSSFTLNLDRSRPVFYVLQDPSLTDLAVLDTECTKAGLPRPVLPVSVGNLLEPAAFFYLTPAPDWIGRQDKRGAPPTLTRLVDALTHNAAEDAQIIPVSVFWGQSPDSESSPWKLLFADSWAVTGRLRRLLSIMILGRKTRVQFSAPIHLRELIEHDKGHERTVRMAQRILRVHFRNLKAAVIGPDISHRRNLVKGLLNQPLVKQAIAEEAEREKISPEKAKAQALRYGNEIASDYTYTAIRFLEVVLSWFWNKIYDGIKVNHIEGVQNVAQGHEVIYVPCHRSHIDYLLLSYLLFRNGLTPPHIAAGINLNMPVIGGLLRRGGAFFMRRTFKGNPLYTAVFNEYLHTLFTKGFPVEYFVEGGRSRTGRMLQPKTGMLAITLRSFLRSSRMPIVFVPVYIGYERVLEGRTYLGELRGASKKKESIFDIFKVIGALKQRFGQVAVNFGEPIKLAEFLDGEQPGWRQQELGPQFKPAWLNATTHRLGERVARHLNEAAAINPVNLVALALLSTSRLALDDRAMARVLDLYLALLRKVPYSPHTTLPEGDGQALIEHVKGMDLLSEQSDALGKILYLDEQNAVLMTYYRNNVLHIFALPALLASFFQSSSRMSREQILRYTHALYPYLQSELFIRWSLAELDGVVDQWLDAFVEQGLLRFENDLYLRPAPSSRHFVLLTLLSKSIAQTLQRFYMTVSLLLNSGQNSVSAEELEDLCTVMAQRLSILHGLNAPEFFDKSLFRHFIQTMLDLDVLRRDEAGKLSYHELLGELAEGAAKRVLPAEIRLSIRQVALHRSEDAAEIAVSPDL